The following is a genomic window from Ancylothrix sp. D3o.
ATGATGGAAATGTTTTAGTTAAGGATTTTACTTATAATTTCACGCCGGAAGATCGGGTGGGAATTATTGGCGGTAATGGTTGTGGAAAATCAACGTTGATGGATATTATCACCGGCAGAGTGGAAGCAGATGCAGGAAAAGTTGAGTTAGGTACTACTATTCATATCGGCTATTTTGACCAGCATTCTGAAGAATTACTGGCGGGAATGAATGAAAATCAGCGCGTGATTGAGTACATTAAAGAAGAGGGGGAATTTGTTAAAACGGCTGACGGAACGCAGATAAGTGCGTCGCAAATGTTGGAGCGATTTTTATTCCCTGGAAGCGTGCAATATTCACCAATTCACAAACTTTCTGGTGGGGAAAAACGGCGGTTATTTTTGTTACGAGTTTTGATGGGTGCGCCGAATGTTTTGATTTTGGATGAACCAACAAACGATTTAGATGTGCAAACTTTGGCGGTGTTGGAGGAGTATCTGGAAGAGTTTAATGGATGTGTGATTGTGGTTTCGCATGATCGCTATTTTTTGGATCGTACAGTTGAGACGATTTTTTCGTTTGAGGAAGGTGGGAATATTCGGAAGTATCCGGGTAATTATTCGGTTTATTTAGATTATAAACAAGCGGAAGAAGAGGAATCACAACAAACGGCAATTAAGGAGAAAAAGGAAGAAAAACCGAAGTGGAAAGCTGATAATAAGTATTCTTATGATAGTGGGGGTAAGCGGAAGCTTTCGTCAAAGGAACGGCGAGAATATGAGATGCTGGAAGGCAAAATCGCGCAGTTAGAAGCGGAAAAAGCGGAGGCGGAAAAGCAGCTTTATAATCCGCCTGCGGGTGCGGTTTCTATGGTGCAAGAATTACATGATAAGGTGGAAAGTTTAGCGCGAGAAATTGACAAGGCGACGGAACGGTGGTTAGAATTAGCTGAAGTTGATTCATAATCCAGAAAAACCCGGTTTCTTAAAGGAGCCGGGTTTTGAAAAACCAAAAACTGCTAAGATTGGAAAATAAAACATGACTTTAACTTGTGAAGAACTTCTCCAAAAACATCCGCAAGCGTGGAAAGAAGCAACGGTGCATTCGTTTTTGGAACAGTGTAAATTAGGGACGATTAAAGAGGAACAGTTTAATACTTGGTTGGTGCAAGATTATTTGTTTGTCGTGGAATTTACGCGGATGGTGGCGCGTGTTTTGACTGCGGCGCCGGTGCGGGATTTTGATGTGATTTTGGGGGGGTTAAGTGCTTTGAAGGATGAGTTAAATTGGTTTAGAGAAAAAGCGGCGGAACGCAATTTAGATTTTTTAGATGCTCACCGGCAGGAAACTTGCATGGAATATTGCACTTATTTGTACAGTTTAAATGGGATGCCTTATGCGTTGCAAGCGACGGCACTTTGGGCAATCGAATATGCTTATAATCAAGGTTGGCAATTGCCGGGGGAAATGCCGGCACCCTATCAAGAATTTGCCCAAAGATGGGGAAATCCAGGGTTTACGGAATATGTGAAACTGTTGGCAAAACAAGCGGATATGGCGTTGGAAATGTCGTCAGAAAATATCCAACATCAAGCGGAACAAGTGTTTTTAAATGTGGCAAGGTTAGAAAAGGATTTTTGGCAGATGGCGTTTAATGCGGGGTAGTTGATTCAGGTGCGTTACTCACGCACCTATTATGCTTTTTTGATACTAAGCTCGTCTTATTCTTCCGCATCCCCCTCTATCTCTTCTAAAAACTCAAGAGATTGGCTTTCTTCTTCATAATTAAATTCTATACGACTTTGTTTAATAATTTCGTTTAAAATTTCGTCTAAATATCCTTGGTTCATCGATTCTTCAAATCTTTGAATGAGAATAGATATATTTATAATCTCTTCAATGCACCCCATGTATTCCGCAACTATCGCTTTAATTGAATATTGCTTTTTCGCTTGGTTTTCTATCTCTTGTCTAATCTCCTGCTGAGAGGAAGAAGATTTAACTACAAATGTTATGGGATATTTTTCAACTTTATCAATATCTAAGAAATATTTTTTAACATCCACAGTTTCAGTCACTTGAAAGAATCGTCCCAAAGGTTTCATCACAAAATCAATGCCACCATCATTTGCATTTGTTCTTCCCGTCTTAAAGAGTTTTAATGTTTCTTGCTGTAAACTGTCAAGTTCATAACCCCAATAAATAAACTTATCGTGGTAATAGTATTTTAAGATGCTGTAGCTAACTATTTCAAAAATGCGAGCATCCACTGTAGGTTGAAGCAAGTTTTTTATAAAATCTATGACTTGCTGCTGGGTCAACGTTTGAGCAGTTTCGCACAGTTGAATAAAAATTTCAAAACTATCTCTCTTGGCTGCGACATAAGCCTCAATAATTTTTCCAACCGATTGAGCTATATTATATTCTTTATTATCAATGATTAGTTTTAGCAACTCTTCATTAAACCAATACCTTTTTGTCTTGGTACTTCTAATAATAGGAATAAAATCGCAGAAGGGAAAATATCTTTTAAACTCTTCATTGAGCCGGTGATTCAAAGCATGATTTTGGAGCTTTTGTCCAAATGGTAATTGTCGTTGCCGGCTCAGAAGATTTGAATAAACAGCACCTTCATAATCTGAATATCCGCTGTTGTTATGGAAATCTTTAGTGATGTAGTCTTCAACCAAAACATAGATAGCATATAAATTAGCAAAACTAGCTCTGGATTTTGAGCCTTTATTTGCAGCTTTAGTTTTGATATTCAAGTATTGAATAATTTGGCTGCGCTCAAAAATTGTTTCAAACACATCAGGAAAACTCTCTTTTAAAATAGTTTGAATTTGTTTGGTAAAGCTGTGTTCCATATTTTGATTTAACTATAAGTTAAGTGTGAGTTGTTGTGGTTCTAAAAGAAGGTTAGATGAATTTAAAGCGTTTTCCAGGTCTTCTTGATTCTCAAATGGCTGTATTTGTAACCTTTGTAAGCCTATCTTTACATACTTTTCTTGCACTTCTATTCCGATAGATTTCCTCTGAAGCTGTTTAGCGACAAATGAGGTGGTAAAAGTTCCTGAAAACAAATCAAGAACCACATCTCCCTCATTGCTACTTGCCTTAATAATTCTTTCTAATAAAGCTATTGGTTTCTGCGTAGGATGCTCTTCATACTCAGCCATTCGATATCTAACTCTAGGTATTTCCCAAACATTACCCGGCACTTTTTGAGAATTATAAACCGAAGGGGTAGCCTTTCGATAATCAATGAGTTTTCTCACTGCACCTGTTTTTGCTTCCACCAAAATTTCCGAAGCATTAAAGGTATAATTTTTTTTGTTTTTGACACAAAATAGAATCGGTTCATACAAAGAACCATAATATTTCTTTGCTTGCACACCAGAACTGTCATAAAACCATACAATCCTAGATAAAATCGTTAAACGCCGACGCAAAAATATGTCAAAATATGGCATATTTTGCGTAGAATTCATTACATATAAGCTTCCTGTTGGCTTAAGCTTATTAATGCACAATTTTAGCCAGCGATAACACCATCTTAAATAATCTTTCTCGCATTTCCACTCATCCTTTAAACCATCAAAATCTTTGCCAATATTATAAGGAGGATCGGCAAAAATTAAATCTACAGAGTTATCGGGGATGTGTTGAGAAAGAGCTTCTATCACATCCCCCAAAATAATCTCGTGTCCCTCATGTTCAAAAAGCTGCATTTTCATGTCTTT
Proteins encoded in this region:
- a CDS encoding TenA family transcriptional regulator; this encodes MTLTCEELLQKHPQAWKEATVHSFLEQCKLGTIKEEQFNTWLVQDYLFVVEFTRMVARVLTAAPVRDFDVILGGLSALKDELNWFREKAAERNLDFLDAHRQETCMEYCTYLYSLNGMPYALQATALWAIEYAYNQGWQLPGEMPAPYQEFAQRWGNPGFTEYVKLLAKQADMALEMSSENIQHQAEQVFLNVARLEKDFWQMAFNAG
- a CDS encoding restriction endonuclease, producing MEHSFTKQIQTILKESFPDVFETIFERSQIIQYLNIKTKAANKGSKSRASFANLYAIYVLVEDYITKDFHNNSGYSDYEGAVYSNLLSRQRQLPFGQKLQNHALNHRLNEEFKRYFPFCDFIPIIRSTKTKRYWFNEELLKLIIDNKEYNIAQSVGKIIEAYVAAKRDSFEIFIQLCETAQTLTQQQVIDFIKNLLQPTVDARIFEIVSYSILKYYYHDKFIYWGYELDSLQQETLKLFKTGRTNANDGGIDFVMKPLGRFFQVTETVDVKKYFLDIDKVEKYPITFVVKSSSSQQEIRQEIENQAKKQYSIKAIVAEYMGCIEEIINISILIQRFEESMNQGYLDEILNEIIKQSRIEFNYEEESQSLEFLEEIEGDAEE
- the yhdJ gene encoding adenine-specific DNA-methyltransferase — encoded protein: MQLFEHEGHEIILGDVIEALSQHIPDNSVDLIFADPPYNIGKDFDGLKDEWKCEKDYLRWCYRWLKLCINKLKPTGSLYVMNSTQNMPYFDIFLRRRLTILSRIVWFYDSSGVQAKKYYGSLYEPILFCVKNKKNYTFNASEILVEAKTGAVRKLIDYRKATPSVYNSQKVPGNVWEIPRVRYRMAEYEEHPTQKPIALLERIIKASSNEGDVVLDLFSGTFTTSFVAKQLQRKSIGIEVQEKYVKIGLQRLQIQPFENQEDLENALNSSNLLLEPQQLTLNL